The genome window CCAGGGCGTTCGCGCCAAGGGCTCGGAAACCGAGCTCGAAACGGTGCAGAGCATCGTCGGCGAGAAGATCAATGCGCAGACCAGCGACATGGACTTGACGGAAGAACATGCGCGCCTGGGCGCCGTGTCCGGTATCATCACCTATGCCGACGGTTCGACCCTCAATCTTTTCACCGAGTTCGGCGTGACCGAGGAAACGGAGGTTGATTTCGATCTCGATGCAGCAACGCCTGCTGACGGTGCTCTCCGCCTGGCAGCCACAAAAATCATTCGCGCCATGAAGAAACGCCTGGGCGCCGTTCGCTTCGCGTCGGTACACGCCTTCGTCGGCGACACGTTCTTCGATCAGCTGCTGCAGCACAAGGAAGTTCGCGACACCTACAAAGGCTGGAACGAGGCGCAGATCCTCCGGGATTCCTACGTCGGCGCCAACCGCTCTTCGAACCCGATATTCGAATTCGGCGGGATCGTCTGGGAAAACTACGGGGAGATCGATGGCGAAGGGGTTGGCATCGCCACCACCAAGGCGCGGTTCTTCCCCGTTGGCGTTGCCAACCTCTTCAA of Rhizobium sp. BT04 contains these proteins:
- a CDS encoding major capsid protein, translating into MLDIFKNDAFSVTSLTDFVNDLKYRPGRIGEMGLFSSTPVATTSIAIERVGDILQLVKPTPRGGPGETRDMPKRKMSNLTVPHFQRDWSVMADEVQGVRAKGSETELETVQSIVGEKINAQTSDMDLTEEHARLGAVSGIITYADGSTLNLFTEFGVTEETEVDFDLDAATPADGALRLAATKIIRAMKKRLGAVRFASVHAFVGDTFFDQLLQHKEVRDTYKGWNEAQILRDSYVGANRSSNPIFEFGGIVWENYGEIDGEGVGIATTKARFFPVGVANLFKSYTAPADYIETVNTLGERLYAKQWPMPNDKGINGELQMNELNICTRPGALMGGRNT